The Onychomys torridus chromosome 4, mOncTor1.1, whole genome shotgun sequence genome includes a window with the following:
- the Gsn gene encoding gelsolin isoform X1 encodes MAPNLSLLCALVLVLCAPSPSCAATGLRGAAGVRAPQSRASEARPSTMVVEHPEFLKAGKEPGLQIWRVEKFDLVPVPPNLYGDFFTGDAYVILKTVQLRNGNLQYDLHYWLGNECSQDESGAAAIFTVQLDDYLNGRAVQHREVQGFESSTFLGYFKSGLKYKKGGVASGFKHVVPNEVVVQRLLQVKGRRVVRATEVPVSWDSFNNGDCFILDLGNDIYQWCGSSSNKFERLKATQVSKGIRDNERSGRARVHVSEEGGEPEAMLQVLGPKPTLPAGTEDTAKEDAANRKLAKLYKVSNGAGSMSVSLVADENPFAQAALKSEDCFILDHGRDGKIFVWKGKQANMEERKAALKTASDFITKMEYPRQTQVSVLPEGGETPLFKQFFKNWRDPDQTDGPGLGYLSSHIANVERVPFDAATLHTSTAMAAQHGMDDDGTGQKQIWRIEGSNKVPVDPATYGQFYGGDSYIILYNYRHGGRQGQIIYNWQGAQSTQDEVAASAILTAQLDEELGGTPVQSRVVQGKEPAHLMSLFGGKPMIIYKGGTSRDGGQTTPASTRLFQVRASSSGATRAVEVMPKAGALNSNDAFVLKTPSAAYLWVGAGASEAEKTGAQELLRVLRAQPVQVEEGSEPDGFWEALGGKTVYRTSPRLKDKKMDAHPPRLFACSNRIGRFVIEEVPGELMQEDLATDDVMLLDTWDQVFVWVGKDSQEEEKTEALTSAKRYIETDPANRDRRTPITVVRQGFEPPSFVGWFLGWDDNYWSVDPLDRALAELSA; translated from the exons ATGGCTCCGAACCTCTCGCTGCTCTGCGCGCTGGTCCTGGTGCTGTGCGCACCTTCGCCGTCCTGTGCGGCCACCGGGTTGCGGGGCGCGGCTGGAGTGAGGGCGCCCCAAAGTCGGGCGTCTGAGGCGCGG CCCAGCACCATGGTGGTGGAGCACCCCGAGTTCCTCAAGGCAGGGAAGGAGCCTGGCCTGCAGATCTGGCGTGTGGAGAAGTTTGACCTGGTACCTGTACCCCCCAACCTCTATGGAGACTTCTTCACGGGTGATGCGTATGTCATCCTGAAGACAGTACAGTTGAGGAATGGGAATCTGCAGTATGACCTCCACTATTGGCTGG GTAACGAGTGCAGCCAGGACGAGAGTGGGGCAGCCGCCATCTTTACTGTGCAGCTGGATGACTATCTGAATGGCCGGGCTGTGCAGCACCGTGAGGTCCAGGGCTTTGAGTCGTCCACCTTCCTCGGCTACTTCAAGTCCGGACTGAAGTACAAG AAAGGAGGCGTGGCATCTGGGTTCAAGCATGTGGTACCCAATGAGGTGGTGGTCCAGAGGCTCCTACAGGTCAAAGGACGCCGTGTAGTCCGCGCCACCGAGGTGCCTGTGTCCTGGGACAGCTTCAACAATGGTGACTGCTTCATTCTGGACCTGGGAAAC GATATCTATCAGTGGTGTGGCTCCAGCAGCAACAAATTTGAAAGGCTGAAGGCCACACAGGTGTCCAAGGGCATCCGGGACAATGAGAGGAGTGGCCGTGCCCGAGTACACGTGTCTGAAGAGGGTGGAGAGCCAGAAGCGATGCTCCAG GTGCTGGGCCCTAAGCCAACTCTGCCTGCTGGTACTGAGGACACAGCCAAGGAGGATGCAGCCAATCGAAAGCTGGCCAAGCTCTACAAG GTCTCCAACGGTGCAGGCAGCATGTCAGTCTCCCTCGTGGCTGATGAGAACCCATTCGCCCAGGCCGCCTTGAAATCTGAGGACTGTTTCATCTTGGACCATGGCCGAGATGGGAAAATCTTTGTCTGGAAAG GCAAGCAGGCCAacatggaggagaggaaggctgCCCTCAAAACAGCCTCAGACTTCATCACCAAGATGGAATACCCCAGGCAGACCCAG gttTCAGTCCTTCCAGAGGGTGGCGAGACACCGCTGTTCAAGCAGTTCTTTAAGAACTGGCGGGACCCAGACCAGACAGATGGCCCTGGCCTGGGCTACCTCTCCAGCCACATTGCCAACGTGGAGCGCGTGCCTTTCGATGCTGCAACACTGCACACCTCCACGGCCATGGCCGCCCAGCATGGCATGGACGATGATGGCACTGGCCAGAAACAG ATCTGGAGAATCGAAGGCTCCAACAAGGTACCAGTGGACCCTGCCACATATGGGCAGTTCTATGGAGGTGACAGCTACATCATTCTGTACAACTATCGCCATGGTGGCCGCCAGGGACAGATCATCTACAACTG gCAGGGCGCCCAGTCTACCCAGGATGAGGTCGCTGCGTCCGCCATCCTGACTGCCCAGCTGgatgaggagctggggggaaCGCCTGTCCAG AGCCGAGTGGTCCAAGGCAAGGAGCCCGCACACCTCATGAGCTTGTTTGGTGGGAAGCCGATGATAATCTACAAGGGTGGCACCTCCCGAGATGGTGGGCAGACTACCCCTGCCAGTACCCGCCTCTTCCAAGTCCGAGCCAGCAGCTCTGGAGCCACCAGGGCTGTGGAG GTGATGCCGAAGGCTGGTGCTCTGAACTCCAACGATGCCTTTGTGCTGAAAACCCCCTCAGCTGCATACCTGTGGGTGGGTGCAGGAGCCAGTGAGGCCGAGAAGACCGGGGCCCAGGAGCTGCTGAGGGTGCTGCGAGCCCAGCCTGTGCAGGTGGAGGAAGGCAGTGAGCCAG ATGGCTTCTGGGAGGCTCTGGGTGGGAAGACTGTCTACCGCACATCCCCAAGGCTGAAAGACAAGAAGATGGACGCCCATCCTCCTCGCCTCTTTGCCTGCTCCAACAGGATCGGACGCTTTGTG ATCGAAGAGGTTCCTGGAGAGCTTATGCAGGAAGACCTGGCTACTGACGATGTCATGCTCCTGGACACCTGGGACCAG